A stretch of the Janthinobacterium sp. B9-8 genome encodes the following:
- a CDS encoding LPP20 family lipoprotein, which translates to MRIKHTLVSLATLLACVATSYAEEGVVTAAGYGAPPQIEGLSGAQRRLMSMRASKLDAYRALAETVQGFRLAGNSTVAALSVQNDSFRIYVDAYLRGARVVSMNALPEGAYETVLELDMSKLANESSNHNFFAMRGR; encoded by the coding sequence ATGCGGATCAAACACACTCTGGTGTCGCTTGCGACTTTACTAGCTTGCGTGGCTACTTCTTACGCAGAAGAAGGCGTAGTGACTGCCGCTGGTTATGGTGCACCACCGCAGATTGAGGGCTTGTCAGGGGCTCAGCGCCGCTTGATGTCGATGCGCGCTTCAAAGCTCGATGCTTATCGTGCACTGGCCGAAACGGTGCAAGGTTTTAGATTGGCGGGTAATAGTACGGTGGCGGCTCTATCGGTGCAAAATGATAGCTTCCGTATTTATGTAGATGCGTATTTACGCGGTGCGCGGGTGGTTTCGATGAATGCCTTGCCCGAAGGCGCTTACGAGACAGTGCTAGAGCTGGATATGTCTAAGCTGGCTAATGAATCGTCTAATCACAATTTCTTTGCTATGCGGGGTCGTTAA
- a CDS encoding thiazole synthase: MSDQFQIAGKAYQSRLIVGTGKYKDFQETRAAVDASGAEIITVAIRRVNIGQDASQPSLLEYLPPSQFTYLPNTAGCYNATDAVRTLRLARELLDGHKLVKLEVLGDANTLYPNVRETLIAAETLVKEGFDVMVYTSDDPIVAKELEDIGCCAIMPLASLIGSGMGILNPWNLRLIIESAKVPVLVDAGVGTASDAAIAMELGCDGILMNTAIAGAKNPVLMARAMKLAVMAGRDAFLAGRIPRKLYTADPSSPVSGLIAAK, translated from the coding sequence ATGTCGGATCAATTTCAAATTGCGGGTAAGGCTTACCAATCAAGATTGATTGTTGGCACCGGTAAATATAAAGATTTTCAAGAAACGCGTGCTGCGGTGGATGCCTCTGGTGCAGAAATTATTACCGTGGCAATTCGCAGGGTAAATATTGGTCAGGATGCCAGCCAGCCGTCTTTGCTTGAGTATTTACCGCCGTCGCAATTTACTTATTTGCCAAATACCGCAGGCTGCTATAACGCCACCGATGCCGTGCGTACCTTACGTTTAGCGCGTGAATTACTCGATGGACATAAGCTGGTAAAACTCGAAGTACTTGGGGATGCCAATACGCTTTATCCTAATGTGCGCGAAACGCTGATTGCCGCGGAAACGCTGGTCAAAGAAGGCTTCGATGTGATGGTTTATACATCGGATGACCCGATTGTCGCTAAAGAGCTGGAAGACATCGGCTGCTGCGCCATCATGCCTTTGGCTTCTTTGATTGGCTCGGGTATGGGGATTTTAAACCCATGGAATCTGCGCCTGATTATTGAATCGGCCAAGGTGCCGGTGCTGGTTGATGCCGGCGTAGGCACGGCGTCCGACGCGGCGATTGCGATGGAATTAGGCTGCGACGGCATTTTAATGAACACCGCCATTGCAGGGGCAAAAAATCCGGTACTGATGGCGCGGGCGATGAAGCTGGCGGTAATGGCTGGGCGCGATGCATTTTTAGCAGGGCGTATCCCAAGAAAACTCTACACCGCAGACCCAAGCTCACCGGTATCGGGCTTGATTGCAGCGAAGTAA
- the thiS gene encoding sulfur carrier protein ThiS: MKISINGEAREFVAPLSLLDLIDLLELKGKRIAIEQNGEIVPKSQHGATFLSEGDILEMVVAVGGG, translated from the coding sequence ATGAAAATCTCAATTAATGGCGAAGCCCGCGAATTTGTGGCCCCCCTTTCCCTGCTTGATCTAATTGATTTGCTTGAACTCAAAGGTAAACGAATTGCTATCGAGCAAAATGGCGAAATCGTTCCTAAAAGCCAACATGGCGCTACTTTTCTAAGTGAAGGTGATATTTTAGAAATGGTTGTGGCAGTAGGCGGGGGCTGA
- a CDS encoding flagella assembly protein FlgT middle domain-containing protein, giving the protein MIKACALLLLAFNCYAAEIEGLSAIGVGGIPMARQEAIQDALMQASLWNGAKVEASSSVENGRVSELQRVFPVQILDRYKLLREWREGSFYHVMIETDPKLDPVPAEKMAASAPAATLATPVAAAAQGVLAKPAPVRECPQSDFAYRKKLLLAHFQLQNPADANDLSHFQDGLQQELSRMLSASDHYLPQRTVNEAAFNLQPGFYDPVLQPERVRELARRYGTQFVVGGVIRDIGAYGEEYGLAWGSDIRSGERKISASIPMLKLNGWMPAVAELGLKIKPSSRRFEADVYVFDGASGALLKQQRFADSATGDVIQGRDYIFGSRRFYETDFGKMVEQQLEQMAAGVDQALACQAFAARISRVDKDRIFIDAGSTARITKGDKLQLFRVSGSNQLVPAVNGDSSMSLGTPEALLSAVTITQVQPLFAIAILESGSIRPEVGDYVRFSMKESR; this is encoded by the coding sequence TTGATCAAAGCCTGTGCGCTTTTGTTGCTGGCGTTTAATTGCTATGCAGCAGAGATTGAAGGCTTGTCTGCGATTGGCGTGGGCGGTATTCCTATGGCCAGACAAGAAGCCATTCAAGATGCGTTGATGCAGGCTTCTTTATGGAACGGGGCCAAAGTTGAAGCAAGCAGCTCGGTTGAAAATGGCCGTGTAAGCGAGCTGCAGCGTGTGTTTCCTGTTCAGATTTTAGATCGGTATAAATTATTACGTGAATGGCGGGAGGGAAGTTTTTATCATGTGATGATAGAAACAGATCCTAAGCTAGATCCTGTTCCTGCTGAGAAAATGGCGGCCTCTGCTCCGGCCGCTACGCTTGCAACGCCTGTTGCAGCTGCTGCACAGGGTGTTTTAGCCAAACCAGCACCTGTTCGTGAATGTCCGCAATCTGATTTTGCTTATCGCAAAAAATTATTGCTGGCGCATTTCCAGCTGCAAAATCCAGCGGACGCCAATGATCTCTCACATTTCCAGGATGGTTTGCAGCAAGAGCTAAGCCGGATGTTATCGGCATCAGATCATTATCTGCCACAACGCACGGTGAATGAGGCAGCGTTTAATTTACAACCCGGTTTTTATGATCCAGTTTTGCAGCCAGAGCGAGTCCGTGAATTAGCCCGTCGCTACGGTACGCAGTTTGTGGTGGGCGGGGTAATTCGGGATATTGGCGCTTATGGCGAGGAGTATGGTCTGGCCTGGGGCAGCGATATTCGCAGCGGTGAGCGAAAAATAAGCGCTAGCATTCCTATGCTCAAGCTTAATGGCTGGATGCCTGCTGTGGCCGAGCTGGGATTGAAAATCAAGCCGTCTTCACGGCGTTTTGAGGCGGATGTGTATGTGTTTGACGGCGCCAGTGGTGCGTTGTTAAAGCAGCAGCGTTTTGCTGATTCGGCAACAGGCGATGTGATACAGGGGCGGGATTATATCTTTGGCTCCCGCCGTTTTTATGAAACTGATTTTGGCAAAATGGTTGAGCAGCAGTTAGAGCAGATGGCGGCAGGCGTTGATCAGGCTTTGGCTTGTCAGGCATTTGCCGCAAGAATCAGCCGGGTGGATAAAGATCGCATTTTTATTGATGCAGGGAGTACGGCAAGAATTACCAAAGGCGATAAACTGCAGTTGTTTCGGGTCAGTGGCTCTAATCAGCTGGTGCCCGCTGTGAATGGCGATAGCAGCATGTCGCTAGGTACGCCTGAAGCGCTGCTGAGTGCGGTGACGATTACCCAGGTGCAGCCTTTGTTTGCTATTGCTATTTTAGAAAGCGGCAGTATCCGTCCTGAAGTGGGCGATTACGTGCGTTTTAGTATGAAGGAATCACGATGA
- the trmB gene encoding tRNA (guanosine(46)-N7)-methyltransferase TrmB gives MFARNREMEHPNYMRRIRSFVLRQGHLSSGQERAIAEFGEKFCIKYQPELLDLTAAFGRSGPKILEIGFGMGGPTAEIATNKPETDYLGVEVHTPGVGSLLKLLGEQGLQNVRIVQHDAVEVLDKMLAADSLDGAHIFFPDPWHKKRHNKRRLIQPDLVKQLCSRIKSGGYVHLATDWEDYAIQMLEVLSNEPSLKNTAETYAERPDYRPLTKFENRGIKLGHGVWDLVFRKI, from the coding sequence TTGTTTGCAAGGAATCGAGAAATGGAACACCCAAATTATATGCGCCGTATTCGCAGCTTTGTGCTGCGCCAAGGCCATTTATCCTCAGGCCAGGAGCGGGCAATTGCTGAGTTTGGCGAAAAATTTTGCATTAAATATCAGCCTGAGTTACTTGATCTGACCGCTGCATTTGGCCGATCTGGTCCTAAGATTCTGGAAATTGGTTTTGGCATGGGCGGCCCAACCGCTGAGATTGCCACGAATAAACCAGAAACCGATTACCTTGGTGTAGAAGTGCATACGCCAGGTGTAGGCAGCTTGCTTAAATTATTGGGCGAGCAAGGCTTACAAAATGTACGCATCGTGCAACACGATGCGGTAGAAGTGCTGGATAAAATGCTCGCAGCAGATTCCCTCGATGGCGCGCATATTTTCTTCCCTGATCCTTGGCATAAAAAACGCCATAATAAGCGCCGTTTGATTCAGCCTGATCTAGTCAAGCAGCTGTGTTCACGGATTAAAAGCGGCGGCTATGTACATTTGGCGACTGATTGGGAAGACTACGCCATTCAAATGTTGGAAGTCTTGTCCAACGAACCTAGCTTAAAAAACACCGCAGAAACCTACGCCGAGCGCCCAGATTACCGCCCGCTCACAAAGTTTGAAAACCGTGGTATCAAGCTAGGCCATGGTGTTTGGGACTTGGTGTTCCGTAAGATTTAA